A window of the Roseburia sp. 831b genome harbors these coding sequences:
- a CDS encoding cold-shock protein, protein MQQGTVKWFNAKKGYGFISDEQGNDVFVHFSALNMDGFKELKDGESVEFDVVDGEKGPQAANVIRMN, encoded by the coding sequence ATGCAGCAGGGAACTGTAAAATGGTTTAACGCAAAAAAAGGTTATGGATTTATCTCAGATGAACAGGGAAATGACGTATTTGTTCATTTTTCAGCATTGAATATGGATGGATTCAAAGAATTAAAAGATGGAGAATCTGTTGAATTTGACGTTGTTGACGGAGAGAAAGGACCTCAGGCAGCAAACGTAATTCGCATGAATTAA
- a CDS encoding insulinase family protein has product MKLSDLTAYEVLEERRLEDLNAIGYIIRHKKSGARIAAISNDDENKVFYIGFRTPPENSTGVPHIIEHTVLCGSDKYPVKDPFVELVKGSLNTFLNAMTYPEKTVYPIASCNEKDFQNLMDVYMDAVFHPNIYKHEEIFKQEGWHYELEEKDAPVTINGVVYNEMKGAFSSPDDVLQREILNSLFPENAYHHESGGDPLHIPELTYEEYLDFHRKYYHPCNSYIYLYGDMDLVEKLKWMDEEYLGKYDKIELDSTIALQKPFEKPIEVNKAYSISSTESEEDNTYLSYNVAIETVLDKKLYQAFDILDYALVSAPGAPLKKALLDAGIGKDILGSFDNGILQPVFSIVAKNTNKSEKEHFLSVIRETLEGVVKNGLNKKALLAGINSAEFRFREADFGQFPKGLLYGLQCLDSWMFDDMQPFMHLEAIETYQFLKEQVETDYFEKLIERYLLQNTHASVVVIEPKKGLNAKNEEALAEKLKAYKESLSEAELEQLIADTRHLKQYQEEPSPKEDLEKIPMLKRSDMKKEAAPLYNEELTMDKTPVVFHEMFSNGIDYLSFLFEAGDVKEEDLPYLGILRYVLGYVDTKSYSYADFANEVNIHTGGVSCSVGIYPDAKEEDMVQVKFAVQTKALYEKLPNAMHLIKEMVATSDYSDEKRLYEVMAQLKSRLQVSMSSSGHSVSSMRAMSYFSKNAAYQDSTSGIAFYEKVKEIEEHFEEKKEELITKLVALTKQIFTPNRMLVSVTATKEGIAGLEQEIKDFKKVLFEDKVIGEAAKLTLEKKNEGFMDASQVQYVARAGNYRKLGYSYTGALRILKVIMGYDYLWINVRVKGGAYGCMNGYLRNGDTYFVSYRDPNLAKTNEVYNQIPEYVKAFEADERDMTKYVIGTISDMDTPMNPYAKGARSMSAYLQHITIDDLQRERDEVIHASQEDIRNLEGLLSAVLEQDNLCVIGNEDAILEEKDMFLQVKNLNETGKDKE; this is encoded by the coding sequence ATGAAACTATCAGATTTAACAGCATATGAAGTGCTTGAGGAAAGACGATTAGAAGATTTAAATGCAATCGGATATATTATAAGACATAAAAAGAGCGGTGCAAGAATTGCCGCAATTTCAAATGATGACGAGAATAAGGTATTTTATATCGGATTTCGTACACCACCGGAAAACTCCACCGGAGTGCCGCACATTATCGAGCATACAGTACTTTGTGGCTCTGACAAATATCCGGTAAAAGATCCCTTCGTGGAATTGGTAAAAGGGTCTCTAAATACGTTTTTAAATGCGATGACTTATCCGGAGAAGACAGTATATCCAATTGCAAGCTGCAATGAGAAGGATTTCCAGAATCTGATGGATGTCTACATGGATGCCGTGTTCCATCCAAATATTTACAAGCATGAAGAGATTTTTAAGCAGGAAGGCTGGCATTATGAGCTAGAGGAAAAAGATGCGCCGGTCACAATCAATGGTGTTGTATACAATGAGATGAAGGGGGCATTTTCCTCCCCGGATGATGTTTTACAAAGAGAGATTTTAAACTCTTTATTTCCAGAGAATGCGTACCATCATGAATCTGGCGGAGACCCGCTTCATATTCCAGAGTTGACTTATGAGGAATACCTTGATTTCCACCGCAAATATTATCATCCATGCAATTCCTATATTTATTTATATGGTGATATGGACCTTGTAGAAAAGTTAAAGTGGATGGACGAAGAATATCTTGGAAAATATGATAAGATTGAACTGGATTCTACCATTGCCCTGCAGAAACCATTTGAAAAACCAATTGAGGTGAACAAGGCATATTCTATTTCATCAACGGAGTCAGAGGAAGATAACACTTATCTTTCCTACAATGTTGCAATTGAAACCGTTTTAGATAAGAAATTATATCAGGCGTTTGATATCTTAGATTATGCGCTTGTCAGTGCACCGGGCGCACCGTTAAAGAAAGCACTTCTAGATGCAGGAATCGGTAAAGATATTTTAGGTTCTTTTGACAATGGAATTTTACAGCCGGTATTTTCAATCGTAGCAAAGAATACGAACAAGTCAGAAAAAGAGCACTTTTTATCGGTGATTCGAGAGACATTAGAGGGTGTTGTCAAAAATGGCTTGAATAAAAAAGCACTTCTCGCTGGAATCAACAGTGCGGAATTCCGTTTCCGTGAAGCGGATTTTGGACAGTTCCCGAAGGGACTTTTATATGGACTTCAGTGCTTAGACAGCTGGATGTTTGATGATATGCAGCCATTTATGCATTTAGAGGCGATTGAGACTTACCAGTTTTTGAAAGAGCAGGTAGAGACCGACTATTTTGAAAAACTGATTGAGCGTTATCTGTTACAGAACACACACGCTTCTGTCGTAGTGATTGAGCCGAAGAAAGGCTTAAATGCAAAGAATGAAGAAGCGTTAGCAGAAAAATTAAAAGCGTACAAGGAGTCCTTAAGTGAGGCGGAGTTAGAACAGCTCATTGCGGATACCAGACACTTAAAACAGTATCAGGAGGAACCATCGCCAAAAGAGGACTTAGAGAAAATTCCAATGTTAAAGCGTTCTGATATGAAAAAAGAGGCAGCACCGCTTTACAATGAAGAACTTACAATGGATAAAACTCCGGTTGTATTTCATGAAATGTTCTCCAATGGAATCGATTATCTGTCCTTCTTGTTTGAGGCAGGAGATGTCAAAGAGGAAGACCTTCCATACCTTGGAATTTTAAGATATGTTTTAGGCTATGTGGATACCAAGAGTTATTCTTATGCAGATTTTGCAAATGAGGTAAACATTCACACCGGTGGCGTTTCTTGTTCCGTTGGAATTTATCCGGATGCCAAAGAGGAAGATATGGTTCAGGTGAAGTTTGCAGTGCAGACAAAGGCTTTGTATGAAAAATTGCCAAATGCCATGCATTTAATCAAGGAGATGGTTGCAACTTCTGATTATTCGGATGAAAAACGTCTCTATGAAGTGATGGCACAGTTGAAATCAAGATTACAGGTAAGCATGAGCAGTTCCGGACATTCCGTTTCTTCCATGCGTGCGATGTCTTATTTTTCCAAGAACGCAGCATACCAGGATTCGACAAGCGGTATTGCGTTCTATGAGAAAGTAAAAGAGATTGAAGAACATTTTGAAGAGAAGAAAGAGGAATTAATTACAAAATTAGTTGCATTGACCAAACAGATTTTCACACCAAACCGTATGTTAGTCAGCGTGACCGCAACCAAAGAGGGAATTGCCGGTTTAGAACAGGAAATCAAAGATTTTAAGAAGGTATTATTTGAGGATAAGGTAATTGGTGAAGCGGCTAAGCTTACATTAGAGAAGAAAAACGAAGGATTTATGGATGCTTCGCAGGTACAGTATGTGGCACGTGCCGGAAACTACCGGAAATTAGGCTATTCCTACACAGGAGCCCTTCGTATTTTAAAAGTCATCATGGGATACGATTATCTTTGGATTAACGTTCGTGTCAAAGGTGGTGCTTACGGATGCATGAACGGATACCTTCGCAATGGAGACACTTATTTTGTATCTTACCGTGATCCAAACCTTGCAAAGACAAATGAGGTTTACAATCAGATACCAGAATATGTAAAGGCATTTGAGGCAGATGAGCGTGATATGACAAAATATGTCATCGGAACGATCAGTGATATGGATACACCGATGAATCCGTACGCAAAGGGAGCACGCTCTATGAGTGCTTATTTACAGCATATCACAATCGACGATTTACAAAGAGAGCGTGACGAGGTAATTCATGCGTCGCAGGAAGATATCCGTAATCTGGAGGGCTTGCTTAGCGCAGTCTTAGAGCAGGATAATCTTTGTGTCATCGGAAATGAAGATGCTATTTTAGAAGAAAAAGATATGTTTTTACAAGTGAAAAATCTAAATGAAACCGGAAAGGATAAAGAATGA